The following are encoded in a window of Pongo abelii isolate AG06213 chromosome 14, NHGRI_mPonAbe1-v2.0_pri, whole genome shotgun sequence genomic DNA:
- the ABHD13 gene encoding protein ABHD13 — protein MEKSWMLWNFVERWLIALASWSWALCRISLLPLIVTFHLYGGIILLLLIFISIAGILYKFQDVLLYFPEQPSSSRLYVPMPTGIPHENIFIRTKDGIRLNLILIRYTGDNSPYSPTIIYFHGNAGNIGHRLPNALLMLVNLKVNLLLVDYRGYGKSEGEASEEGLYLDSEAVLDYVMTRPDLDKTKIFLFGRSLGGAVAIHLASENSHRISAIMVENTFLSIPHMASTLFSFFPMRYLPLWCYKNKFLSYRKISQCRMPSLFISGLSDQLIPPVMMKQLYELSPSRTKRLAIFPDGTHNDTWQCQGYFTALEQFIKEVVKSHSPEEMAKTSSNVTII, from the coding sequence ATGGAAAAGTCCTGGATGCTGTGGAACTTTGTTGAAAGATGGCTAATAGCCTTGGCTTCATGGTCTTGGGCTCTCTGCCGTATTTCTCTTTTACCTTTAATAGTGACTTTTCATCTGTATGGAggcattattttacttttgttaatATTCATATCAATAGCAGGTATTCTGTATAAATTCCAGGATGTATTGCTTTATTTTCCAGAACAGCCATCCTCTTCACGTCTTTATGTTCCCATGCCCACTGGCATTCcacatgaaaacattttcatcagaACCAAAGATGGAATACGTCTGAATCTTATTTTGATACGATACACTGGAGACAATTCACCCTATTCCCcaactataatttattttcatggcAATGCAGGCAACATAGGTCACAGATTGCCAAATGCATTACTTATGTTGGTTAACCTCAAAGTTAACCTTTTGCTGGTTGATTATCGAGGATATGGaaaaagtgaaggagaagcaagtgaAGAAGGACTCTACTTAGATTCTGAAGCTGTGTTAGACTACGTGATGACTAGACCTGACcttgataaaacaaaaatttttctttttggccgTTCCTTGGGTGGAGCAGTGGCTATTCATTTGGCTTCTGAAAATTCACATAGGATTTCAGCCATTATGGTGGAGAACACATTTTTAAGCATACCACATATGGCCAgcactttattttcattctttccgATGCGTTACCTTCCTTTATGgtgctacaaaaataaatttttgtcctACAGAAAAATCTCTCAGTGCAGAATGCCTTCTCTTTTCATCTCTGGACTCTCAGATCAATTAATTCCACCAGTAATGATGAAACAACTTTATGAACTCTCCCCATCTCGGACTAAGAGATTAGCCATTTTTCCAGATGGGACTCACAATGACACATGGCAGTGCCAAGGCTATTTCACTGCACTTGAACAGTTCATCAAAGAAGTCGTAAAGAGCCATTCTCCTGAAGAAATGGCAAAAACTTCATCTAATGTAACAATTATATAA